From the Lolium rigidum isolate FL_2022 chromosome 2, APGP_CSIRO_Lrig_0.1, whole genome shotgun sequence genome, one window contains:
- the LOC124689420 gene encoding 17kDa alpha-amylase/trypsin inhibitor 1-like, which yields MASKQLILTAVLLIVLAVISVAVEADYDEYCRVGKSIPYNPLPGCREYITRRCGARGGQLVSDQLKQRCCRELSNLPQNCRCDALSILAHGVITEEGVTVSGMQAVPGCDRERIPFMASSLTAYRECNLQNPVGPGMDCVLFRGGIS from the coding sequence ATGGCTTCTAAGCAGCTCATCCTAACGGCCGTGTTGCTCATCGTCCTTGCCGTCATCTCCGTTGCGGTGGAAGCAGACTACGACGAGTACTGTCGCGTGGGAAAGTCGATCCCTTACAACCCTCTCCCGGGTTGTCGAGAATACATCACGCGCCGGTGCGGCGCCAGGGGCGGGCAATTGGTGTCGGATCAGCTCAAGCAGCGGTGTTGTCGGGAGCTGAGCAACCTACCGCAGAACTGCCGGTGCGACGCGCTGAGCATCCTGGCGCACGGGGTGATCACGGAGGAGGGCGTTACGGTCAGCGGGATGCAGGCGGTGCCGGGTTGTGACAGGGAGAGGATCCCTTTCATGGCGTCCAGCCTCACGGCATACAGGGAGTGCAATCTGCAGAATCCAGTTGGGCCAGGGATGGACTGCGTGCTCTTCCGTGGTGGCATCAGTTAA